The Theropithecus gelada isolate Dixy chromosome 3, Tgel_1.0, whole genome shotgun sequence genomic sequence catctctaactaaaatacaaaacgttagccgggcttggtgacacatgcctgtagtcccagctactcgggaggctgaggcacgagaattgcttgaatttgggaggcagattttgcagtgagctgagattgggccactacactccagcctgagccacagagcagcaaaactctgtctccaaaaaaaaaaaaaaaaaaaaaacaacaacaacaacaacaaaaaaacagaaaagaaaaaagaaaaagaaaagaaaggtggcCCATGTGGCTGTTGGTGCATGGTAAATTTGAAGCCGTCCCTataaactttgtgtgtgtgtgtcacagggtcttgctttgtcacccaatgtggagtacagtggcatgattgtagctcactgcagcctcaacctcctgggctgaagtgatcctcctgcctcagcctcctgagtagctgggataacaggtgcataACACCAcagcccgctaatttttttttctttttttgtagagatggggagtctcacagttgcccaggctggtcttgaactcctgggctcaagcaatcctccttccttggcctcccaaagtgctgagatttcaggcatgagccactgtgctgggccatccctagaaattttataaaattagtcagaggccaggcacggtggctcatgcctgtaatcccagcactttgggaggccaaggtgggtggatcacttgaggtcaggagttcaagaccagcctatccaacatggtgaaaccccatatctactaaaaatgcaaaattagctgtgtgtggtggtgggtgcctgtagtcccagctactagggaggatgaggcaggagaatcgcttgaacccgggaggcagaggttgcagtgagctgagatcgggccattgcactccagcctgggcaacaagagcgaaactctgtctcaaaataataataataataataaaataaatcagggAAGAACAGGGGGAGAAACGAAAATACACCAAGCTTGTGGCAAATTCAGCGTTCATCACTGGGTCTGCTTGCTGTCGGATTCACTTCCTCATAGCTGTTTGGTGCCTATTGTCCTAATCATGTAGAATCTAGATTATAGCTCCCTTTAACTACTCTATAGATAACAACTTGACCATCAccaaatgttttctctctgagATATTCCTTCAGGGTCTGGTCACCAATGAAACAACTGATGCTAGCTGATGCAAAGGACCTCATGAGGAACTGACTCACGAAAGAATGCCGTTTCCACACTCCCCTCACCTCAACCCATCAACGACCCCAGGTATCCAGCCCCTCACCCCCCATGATCCCCTTAAAAACCCCAGTCCAGGGCCacgcgccgtggctcatgcctgtaatcccagcactttgggaggccgaggtgggtggatcatctgaggtcaggagttcgagaccatcctggccaacacggcgaaacccccatctctgttaaaaatacaaaaatcagcgaggcatggtggctcgcgcctgtaatcccagctattcggaaggctgaggcaggagaatcgcttgagtctgggaggcggaggttgcagtgagctgagatcgagcttctgcactccagcctgagtgacatagtgCCTCGTGAGTGGCGGGCATGATAACAAACTCCAGAGGGTCGCAGGCAGGTTCGAGTTGTCATTGCCGGTGTCTGTTGTGCCAGGAAGCTCTCTGAGACTGGGACCCGGCCACTGCCTGGTCCGCTGGTGCGATGGCATTTCTTCGAAGCATGTGGGGCATGTTGAGCACCCTGGGAAGGTCCAGGCGGAGCTGTGTACCAGCTGTGGAAGTCGACTGCGCTTCCCCTTCAGTTTTGTGTATTTATGGAAATGGTTTTCATCTGCCTTGGCAAGTTAtccaaagaaatctgtaacttcTTACCTTCGATTTTCTGAAGAACAATTACCCATATTTAAAGCTCAGAACCCAGATGCAAAAAATACAGAACTAATTAGAAGAATCACCGGGCATTGGAGGGAACTTCCcaactcagagaaaaaaatatatgaagatgCTTATAGGGTCGACTGGCAGGCATACAAAGAAGAGATAAGCAGAATTCAAGAACAGCTAACTCCAAGTCAGATTATGTCTTTGGAAACAGAAATCATGCATGAACAGTTAAAAAGGAAAGCTTtagtaaaaaagagagagagttaaAACTGCTTGGAAAACCAAAATGACCTTGTTCAGCTTATACCATTTATGTAGCTGAAAGCCTCCAAGAAGCTAAGGATGGTTCACTGCAGGCAAAGCTGAAGACTGTAAATGAAAACGGGAAAAATCTGTCTGGTTCTCAAAAGAAAGTATATATTCAACTTGCTAAAGATTATAAAATTCATTATTATAATGAAACGAAGTCTGGGAAAGAACAGATGATTGAAGTTGGATGAAAGGATCTTCTACGTTGCAAAGTAAAGCAACCACCAAAAGATGGTACTGAGAAGTGTTAGAAGTTCATAGTGGATAGGCACCAGAAACCAGTTAGGTCTCAACACCTGAAGCTGTTGTAAAATTAGAAAGGATAACGTTGGTAAACCTTttatattcaatttctttttcttcagctcATGGACTTCTGCCAGTGTAATACTTGCTTTGGAAAACCCAGATAAAGGTTTATGCAAAATTTTGTGTTTAGGAACTACTGAGGATCAGAGTAATCCATGCAAATGTGAATCATTTTACCTTTGATAAAGGTAAATCAGACTATCAGGTTTTTTTAATACAGGATGATGACTATGGAAAGAGTATTCTTGTTTCCTTATATTATGGAAGCAGgagtttccttttcaaaattgttaCAAATTGTGGAAGACACAGTGTTCTCTGATATAATTGTGCATTTTTCAAAAAACCGCCAGAACTCATCTAGGTAAATTCCAGTTCCTAggtataattaatattatattcaGAGTTGATGGTTGTACATGTAAGTGATGGCTGGTTTTAGTTGCAACTTTTTATAAAAGGGACTGAGAAATTTATAAACCTTTTTCTCACTGTCctttttttctaaagtaaaaactaataaattatGTACCAGATCtatgcatattattttatgttgcatagaataaaaattttaatctttaattttacatctcctaattatgtattttaagatgaaacatttgttttacagctttcccctccacctttttttttttttttttgttacacagtcttgccctgttgcctaggccggagtgtagtggtctgatctgggctcactgcaatctctgcctcctgggttccagccattctcctgcctcagcctcccgagtagctgggactaggcatgtaccaccacacctggctaatttttgtattttttagtagagatggggtttcaccatattggccaggctagtctcaaattcctgaccttgtgatccgcctaccttggcctcccaaagtgctgggattacaggtgtgagccgccatgcctggcacttttcccttttttcaagtaaggaaatatatttttttctgagttattttctcTCATGTGAGTATATTGATCCAGAAAGAAAACTtgcattgtatatatttttaaatgagaaatctaaaaaaagaaaagtatccaAAGTCTCTGGAATTTGAAACACTTTGCATAACGTATAAAAGCCTGTATAAGAGACAGCCAACTATGGCCTGTGgaccaaatccagcctgctgccTGCTTTCTATGGCCTGTGAGCTAGGaattgtgtttataattttaaatgcttttttaaaaagacttttatgatacatgaaaattaacatgaatatttagtgttcataaataaagtttattggaacacaaccaaaaaagaaaaaaaaaacgccaAAACACTGCAGTTCAGAACTCCTTGGGGAGATGGATTCGAGGGTCCCATCTCCCGGTTTGGCTCCCAGCGATCctgaaactctttctctgctgcaaaccctGCTGCCTCAGCGCATTGGTCTGTGACTGCGTAACAGGCACACGAACCTGTGGGCCCATGTGCAGCTCCTCCCTCCTGAGTGTGACCTCGGGTGAGCCCTGTGTCCTTGaggagcctccatttcctcatctgtgaaatgggggtcACACCTCCTGCCCTGCAGAGTTGCTGTCACAGTGATGACATGTGGAGCACCAGCATGGTCTGCCAGTGTGTGGGGCCAGGACAGAACTCTTCCCCACTGCTGCTCCCTTGGTGTTTGGGTTCCTGGTCCAGGGCACCTTTCTACTCCCCCAGCCAGGACCAAGCCTGCTCCTAAGTGTGTGCTTTCAAGTGGACAGGAGGCCCAGGGCAGGGAGGGCAGCCCATGCTTACTTTAAGCATTTCTGACCTCTGGAGACAAGGATGCCAGGACCTCCACTGAGGGCCACCACGGCAAATTTTCCTGCTGTTGGGACACCCCACATGGCCCCCGGGATCTGGCTTTGGGAAGGAAGATGGTGCCCGGATTGCAAAGGCCTTTGGATCTCATGCCCAGTGTCATGGGGTAAATTGTGTCTTCCCCCAATTCATATGCCAAAGTTCTCACCCCCGGGACCTCAGAGtatggctgtatttggagacagaatctttttattttattttattgtatttgttggaaatagggtctcaccctgtcacccaggctagagtgcaatggtaccctCAGGATTCACTGCAGCCtacacctcctgggctcaagcaatcctcctccctcagcctctgaagtagctgggaccacagacatgccccaccatacctggctaatttttaaaaattattttgtagagatgaggtcttattatggtgcccaggctggtcttgaacttctggcctcaagcaatcctcctgcctcagtctcccaaagtgctgggattacaggcatgagccactgtgtctggccagagacagggtctttaaagagataatggAGGGAAAATGAGGTCACTAGGGTGGGCTCTGATCCAGTCTGACTGGAATCCTTctaagaggagattaggacacagatgcTCACAGAAAGACAATCACCTGAGGACACGGGGAGGACATGGGGAGAAGATGCCGTCTGGAAGCTGAGGAGGAGGCCTCAGGGGGAACCAGCCCCAcgcacaccttgatcttggacttccagcctccaggattgtgggaaataaacatctgttgtttcAGCTGCCTGGTCTGTGAGAGTTTGTTACGGCTGCCCAAGCAAACTGACCCACCGAGGAATTTCACTTTTGATCTTATGGGTGGTGGGGTCAGTAGGGGCTTTGAAGCCTTGGTCCAACACAGGGCTGGGCGCTCCTTGGCTGCAAGGCAGAGGGGGCACTCCATGGGGAGAGGCCCAGGCTGGGAGACCGGTGTGTAgctgtgtgtgtaggggggtgtgtgtgtgcatgtaggggtgtgtgtatgtagggtgtgtgtaggggtgtgtgtgtaggtgtgtgtagtgggtgtgtgtaggtgtgtgtataggtgtatgtgtgtgtaggtgtgtgtgtagtgggtgTATGTagggtgtgtgtaggtgtgtgtgtaggtgtatgtgtgtgtaggtgtgtttTTGTAGGTGTGTATGTAGGGTGTATGTAGGGGTGTGTGTATAcagggtgtgtgtatgtagggGTGTATATGTAggggtgtatgtgtatgtagggtgtgtgtaggggtgtgtgtatgtgtgtgtgtaggggtgtatGTACATGTAGGTGTGTGTTTAGGGGTGTATGTAcatgtaggggtgtgtgtgtgtaggggtgtatGTACATGTAGAGGTGTGTGTTTAGGGGTGTATGTacatgtaggtgtgtgtgtgtaggagtgtATGTACATGTAgaggtgtgtgtgtaggggtgtatGTACATGTAgaggtgtgtgtgtaggggtgtatgtacatgtagatgtgtgtgtgtgtaggggtgtatGTACATGTAgaggtgtgtgtgtaggggtgtatGTACATGTAGAGGTGTGTGTGTAGGGATGTATGTACATGTAgaggtgtgtgtgtaggggtgtatgtacatgtaagggtgtgtgtgtaggggtgtatgtacatgtaggtgtgtgtgtaggCGTGTATGTAcatgtaggggtgtgtgtgtaggggtgtatGTAcatgtaggggtgtgtgtgtaggggtgtatGTAcatgtaggggtgtgtgtgtaggagTGTATGTACATgtaggggtatgtgtgtgtagggatgtgtgtgtgagagtgtgggtGGAGGAGGGTACTCCAGCCCCAAGTGGCATGATAAGAACacggggagggaggaggacagTTGGAAGCGTCTGAGCGGCAGGGGAGCCTGGTGTGGAAGCCGGTACCACGGTAGCAGAACCGAGTTACTGAAGGGCCCACCTGGGTGGCGCCGGGAGTGTGAACAGTTTCCGCTTCCCCGGAAGCTGGAGTGGTGCAGAAGCCCTCACCCGCCcgagcagggccctgggcctccTGGTCACTCTCTGTGGCAGGGTCTGGCTCCGGGTAAAACGTCCTCATCCAATGCCTGCAGTTGCTCTCGCCCAGGTCTGGGCCGTGGAGTGAGGGGTGGGCCTCACCGGCCCCTCTGCTCCCTCAGCGCCCCACGCGAGCCCCTCCTGTGCCGAGAAAGGGAGAGGAGCCGGTGAGAGAGGTGACTGCATCCGGCCCTCCCTGGCCACCCGCAGGGTCCCCACGGTGGCGGCTGCTTTGCTGCTCACCCCTCCCAGGGACCCCAAGTCCCCATCGCTGTCGGGGGTCCGCCCTCTCATCTGAACCGCGTCGGAAGAGGGACGCGTCTCACGGGCAGCACCCTCCAGGCCTGTGAGCCTGGACTTGCTCTCCCGCCCCCGCCCGGTCCTCAGGGCCCAGGAGGCCGCCGTGAAGCAAGCGGGTGAACTGCACCCTGGCGCCTCCGGCGGGGCGGCCACAGGCAGCGAAGAGCCCGGAAAACCAGGTCCGAAGCAGACACGCCGGTGCTAGAAAGGGGTGGGTGGAGGCAATTCAGGCCCTCCTGCCTGCTTATAAACAGCAGCAGTTCACCGCTCACCGCTCCGGAGGCTGGAAGCGCAAGACCCAGGCCCCGCCAGGCTCCCTGTCTGCCAAAGGCTTCCTGGGTCATAGACGGCACCTTCCCGCCGTGGCCTCTGTGGGAAAGGGGTGAGGGAGCCCTTTGGggctccttttatttatttatttatttatttatttatttatttatttttattttttgagatggagttttgctcttgttgcccaggctggcgtacagtgatgtgatctgggctcactgcaacctccgcctcccgggttcaagggattctcctgtctcagcttcccggtggctgggattacaggcacgcaccaccacgcccagctaattttttgtatttttagtagagatggggtttcaccatgttgggcaggctggtctcaaactcctgacctcggtgatccactcgcctttgcctcccaaagtgctggcgtcttaggcgtgagccaccacgcctggccgtgaaatttgtgtttttaaacttCGGATAAATGGTATTTTGCTGTCCGTGACATTCAGCAACTTGCTCTTCTCATCCCATAGTACCCTTCTGAGGTTAATCCGCATTGATAGACGCAGGTGTGGTTCATCTGGAATCTGTTGGTGTGAACTGCGCCGCGGCGTCCCCCACCAGGCACCACAGGTGAGTCATTCATTTCCCTGAAAAGATGCGTGGATGCTGTTTCTAGCTTCCCGTTATCCCCGGTGATGCTGCACCTGCCCCAGGACACACGCTAGGGTGTAGCTGCCGGGCATGGAGTAGGTGTGGTCTCAACTGCAGGAGAAACAGCTGGCAGCCTCCAAAGGGACACGCCGCTTGGTGCTCCTGCCAGGGGGAGAGGCGCTGAGGCTCTTGGTCCTCGCCAACACCCCCTTGTGCCACACTCAGGCCGGGCGGGTGGTGTGGGGGCCGCATCTCACGGAGGTCTCCGTCCACGTTGCCCCCGTTGTGACTGCAGCGGgcgcctctttttttttttttttttttttttttttttttttgagacagagtctggctctgttgcccaggctggag encodes the following:
- the LOC112621223 gene encoding LOW QUALITY PROTEIN: transcription factor A, mitochondrial-like (The sequence of the model RefSeq protein was modified relative to this genomic sequence to represent the inferred CDS: inserted 1 base in 1 codon; substituted 1 base at 1 genomic stop codon); amino-acid sequence: MAFLRSMWGMLSTLGRSXAELCTSCGSRLRFPFSFVYLWKWFSSALASYPKKSVTSYLRFSEEQLPIFKAQNPDAKNTELIRRITGHWRELPNSEKKIYEDAYRVDWQAYKEEISRIQEQLTPSQIMSLETEIMHEQLKRKALVKKRETKDGSLQAKLKTVNENGKNLSGSQKKVYIQLAKDYKIHYYNETKSGKEQMIEVGXKDLLRCKVKQPPKDGTEKC